In Rhizobium sp. ZPR4, a genomic segment contains:
- the dapE gene encoding succinyl-diaminopimelate desuccinylase, protein MTVANPIANLQTLIRCASVTPAEGGALTALADMLQPLGFKIERMTATEPGTPDIENLYARLGADGPHLMFAGHTDVVPVGDAASWSHPPFAAEIADGELFGRGAVDMKGGIACFVAAVARHIEKHGKPAGSISFLITGDEEGPAINGTVKLLQWAAERGETWDASLVGEPTNPDRLGDMIKIGRRGSISGTIAVHGVQGHAAYPHLADNPVRSIIKLTEALLDPPFDAGTDNFQPSNLEVTTIDVGNAATNVIPAKATATFNIRFNDTWTADTLKAEILARLDAAAADQTLRPGRAPAKYDIVWSERPSQVFLTRNNALIASLSAAVENVTGHRPALSTTGGTSDARYIKDYCPVVEFGLVGQTMHMVDERVALSDLETLTGIYQTFIQRWFENADL, encoded by the coding sequence ATGACCGTTGCGAATCCCATTGCGAATCTGCAGACCCTAATCCGCTGCGCCTCCGTCACGCCGGCCGAGGGCGGTGCGCTGACTGCGCTTGCCGACATGCTGCAGCCGCTCGGCTTCAAGATCGAGCGCATGACCGCGACCGAGCCGGGAACGCCCGATATCGAAAACCTCTATGCGCGGCTTGGCGCGGATGGGCCGCATCTGATGTTTGCCGGCCATACGGACGTGGTGCCCGTCGGCGATGCCGCCTCGTGGAGCCACCCGCCCTTTGCCGCCGAGATCGCAGATGGCGAGCTTTTCGGCCGTGGCGCCGTCGATATGAAGGGTGGCATTGCCTGCTTCGTGGCCGCTGTCGCGCGTCATATCGAAAAGCACGGCAAGCCTGCCGGTTCGATTTCCTTCCTGATCACCGGCGACGAAGAGGGACCGGCGATCAACGGCACTGTGAAGCTGCTGCAATGGGCGGCCGAGCGTGGCGAGACATGGGATGCATCGCTTGTCGGCGAGCCGACCAACCCCGACCGGCTTGGCGACATGATCAAGATCGGCCGCCGCGGTTCTATCTCCGGCACCATTGCCGTTCATGGCGTTCAAGGCCACGCCGCCTATCCGCACCTCGCCGACAATCCGGTGCGCAGCATCATCAAACTGACGGAAGCGCTGCTCGATCCGCCCTTCGACGCCGGTACGGATAATTTCCAGCCGTCGAACCTCGAAGTGACGACGATTGATGTCGGCAATGCCGCTACCAACGTCATCCCTGCCAAGGCGACCGCCACCTTCAACATCCGCTTCAACGATACCTGGACGGCCGACACGCTGAAGGCGGAAATCCTGGCCCGCCTGGATGCGGCTGCGGCCGACCAGACGCTGCGCCCCGGGCGTGCACCGGCGAAATATGACATCGTCTGGTCGGAGCGTCCGAGCCAGGTGTTCCTGACGCGCAACAACGCGCTGATCGCCTCGCTCTCCGCGGCCGTCGAGAACGTCACCGGTCACAGGCCGGCGCTTTCGACCACCGGCGGCACGTCCGATGCCCGCTATATCAAGGACTACTGCCCCGTTGTGGAATTCGGCCTCGTCGGCCAGACCATGCATATGGTCGACGAACGGGTGGCAC
- the dapD gene encoding 2,3,4,5-tetrahydropyridine-2,6-dicarboxylate N-succinyltransferase, giving the protein MSATDLASLEKSIEAAFDNRDNVNTSTRGEVRDAVETALNLLDSGKVRVAERGADGNWTVNQWLKKAVLLSFRLNDMKIVEGGSGGATWWDKVPSKFEGWGENRFREAGFRAVPNAVVRHSAYIAPNAILMPSFVNLGAYVGEGTMVDTWATVGSCAQIGKHVHLSGGVGIGGVLEPMQAGPTIIEDNCFIGARSEVVEGCIIREGSVLGMGVFIGKSTKIVDRATGEITYGEVPPYSVVVAGALPSGNTMANGQPAPSLYCAVIVKRVDEKTRSKTGINELLRD; this is encoded by the coding sequence ATGAGCGCTACCGACCTCGCCTCCCTCGAAAAGTCCATCGAGGCTGCCTTCGACAATCGCGACAATGTGAACACGTCGACGCGCGGCGAAGTCCGCGATGCCGTCGAAACGGCGCTCAATCTTCTCGATAGCGGCAAGGTTCGCGTGGCAGAGCGCGGTGCCGATGGCAACTGGACCGTCAACCAGTGGCTCAAGAAAGCGGTTCTGCTCTCCTTCCGTCTGAACGACATGAAAATCGTCGAAGGCGGCTCCGGCGGCGCCACCTGGTGGGACAAGGTTCCCTCGAAGTTCGAAGGCTGGGGTGAGAACCGCTTCCGCGAAGCCGGCTTCCGCGCCGTACCGAACGCCGTAGTGCGTCACTCCGCCTATATCGCTCCGAACGCCATCCTGATGCCGTCCTTCGTCAATCTCGGCGCCTATGTCGGCGAAGGCACAATGGTCGACACCTGGGCGACGGTCGGTTCCTGCGCCCAGATCGGCAAGCATGTGCATCTTTCCGGCGGCGTCGGCATCGGCGGCGTGCTGGAGCCGATGCAGGCCGGCCCAACGATCATCGAAGACAATTGCTTCATCGGCGCCCGCTCCGAAGTCGTCGAAGGCTGCATCATCCGTGAAGGCTCCGTGCTCGGCATGGGCGTCTTCATCGGCAAGTCGACCAAGATCGTCGATCGCGCCACCGGCGAGATCACCTATGGCGAAGTGCCGCCCTATTCCGTCGTCGTCGCCGGCGCGCTGCCGAGCGGCAACACCATGGCAAACGGCCAGCCGGCTCCGAGCCTCTATTGCGCCGTCATCGTCAAGCGCGTCGACGAAAAGACCCGTTCGAAGACCGGCATCAACGAGCTGCTGCGCGACTGA
- a CDS encoding LOG family protein → MSKAKNGRLRRKDGVWDPLKTSSADKQRAESVPRTPQSMSPSYRLAYADEDFLCREELRPIRLQLELLKTEMSLTERGIKSTVVMFGGARIPAPGTNAWAARNDMQRANLEAASVYYEEARKFARLCSRYSAGFDYHEYVVVTGGGPGVMEAGNRGAAEEGAPSIGLNIVLPHEQAPNAYVTPELSFNFHYFAIRKMHFMVRAKAIAVFPGGFGTLDELFECLTLIQTGRMERLPLILFGEKFWRSIINFDALAEFGTIAPDDVNLISFVDTADEAWKIVTDFYEHDNGH, encoded by the coding sequence ATGAGCAAGGCGAAGAACGGCAGGCTGCGGCGTAAGGATGGGGTTTGGGACCCGTTGAAGACGAGCTCGGCGGACAAGCAGCGAGCCGAATCCGTGCCGCGCACGCCGCAGTCCATGTCGCCCTCCTACCGTCTTGCCTATGCGGATGAGGACTTCCTGTGCCGTGAGGAACTGCGGCCGATCCGCCTGCAGCTGGAATTGCTGAAAACCGAAATGTCGCTCACCGAGCGTGGCATCAAGTCGACCGTTGTCATGTTCGGCGGCGCGCGCATTCCTGCCCCCGGCACCAATGCCTGGGCTGCCCGCAACGACATGCAGCGCGCCAATCTCGAAGCAGCATCGGTCTATTACGAGGAAGCCCGCAAGTTCGCCCGGCTCTGCTCCCGTTATTCCGCTGGCTTTGATTATCATGAATACGTCGTCGTCACCGGCGGCGGCCCGGGCGTAATGGAAGCGGGCAATCGCGGTGCGGCCGAGGAAGGTGCACCGTCGATCGGCCTCAATATCGTTCTGCCGCACGAGCAGGCGCCGAACGCCTATGTGACGCCGGAACTCAGCTTCAATTTCCATTATTTCGCGATCCGCAAGATGCACTTCATGGTGCGCGCCAAGGCGATCGCGGTATTTCCCGGCGGCTTCGGCACGCTCGACGAATTGTTCGAGTGCCTGACCTTGATCCAGACCGGCCGCATGGAGCGCCTGCCGCTCATTCTCTTCGGCGAAAAATTCTGGCGCAGCATCATCAATTTCGACGCGCTGGCCGAGTTCGGCACCATCGCGCCCGACGATGTGAACCTCATCAGCTTCGTCGATACCGCCGACGAGGCGTGGAAGATCGTCACCGACTTCTACGAGCACGATAACGGCCACTGA
- a CDS encoding calcium-binding protein encodes MNGKKLLLAGLSATLLLSGAAQVALAASHDGDGEGRHHHGRWHRPHISPEVLYVRMLKEFGNPGDTKLTKDEVKAGVDKIFDQIDVNHDGEITPGEYRTYRQEQMKQWRAEHAKADGDQAQNGQAQGGDQAQGNQAQGNQAQDNQAPADQSKSDQAQNDNDNDKGGEGHRHHRPHGRFMHEGGFMRGAMIFRFADTDQSGQISKKEAEDAMNKIFDRLDRNHDGVVNLDDIPGRPLL; translated from the coding sequence ATGAACGGGAAAAAACTTCTTCTGGCTGGACTTTCCGCAACCCTGCTTCTCAGCGGTGCCGCGCAGGTAGCGCTTGCCGCCTCGCATGATGGCGACGGTGAGGGCAGGCATCATCACGGCCGCTGGCACAGACCACATATTTCGCCTGAAGTCCTTTACGTGCGCATGCTGAAGGAATTCGGCAATCCCGGTGATACGAAGCTCACCAAGGATGAAGTCAAGGCTGGCGTCGACAAGATCTTCGACCAGATCGACGTCAACCATGACGGCGAAATCACCCCCGGCGAATATCGCACCTACCGCCAGGAACAAATGAAGCAGTGGCGAGCCGAACACGCCAAGGCCGATGGTGATCAGGCTCAAAACGGCCAGGCACAGGGCGGCGACCAGGCTCAAGGCAATCAAGCTCAAGGCAATCAGGCGCAGGACAATCAGGCCCCGGCCGACCAGTCCAAGAGCGACCAGGCTCAAAACGACAATGACAACGACAAGGGCGGCGAAGGCCATCGCCACCACCGTCCACATGGCCGCTTCATGCATGAAGGTGGCTTCATGCGCGGTGCGATGATCTTCCGTTTTGCCGATACCGACCAAAGTGGCCAGATCAGCAAGAAGGAAGCCGAAGACGCCATGAACAAGATCTTCGACCGGCTGGACCGCAATCACGACGGTGTGGTCAACCTGGACGACATACCTGGCCGTCCGCTGCTGTAA
- a CDS encoding pyrimidine 5'-nucleotidase produces MNQTKTLSEPSDFADIRDWVFDLDNTLYPHHVDLFAQIDKNMTAYVSALLQMEREDARKLQKQYYLDHGTTLQGLMIHHGIDPNDFLEKAHAIDYSALTPQPELAAAIKALPGRKFIFTNGSVKHAQATAGALGILDGFDDIFDIVAADYVPKPAGTTYDKFMSLHRVDTKKAVMFEDLPRNLTVPKALGMKTVLLVPQNLETAVVEWWERTTGEDDHIDYVTDDLTAFLKALI; encoded by the coding sequence ATGAACCAGACAAAAACACTATCCGAGCCTTCAGATTTCGCCGACATCCGCGATTGGGTGTTCGATCTCGACAACACGCTCTACCCGCATCATGTCGATCTCTTCGCACAGATCGACAAGAACATGACGGCTTACGTCTCGGCCCTCTTGCAGATGGAGCGCGAAGACGCCCGCAAGCTGCAGAAGCAATATTACCTCGATCACGGCACGACCCTGCAGGGTTTGATGATCCATCACGGCATCGACCCCAACGACTTTCTGGAGAAGGCGCACGCGATCGACTATTCGGCACTGACGCCGCAGCCGGAGCTGGCGGCCGCCATCAAGGCGCTGCCGGGGCGCAAGTTCATCTTCACCAATGGCAGCGTCAAGCATGCCCAGGCGACAGCCGGCGCGCTCGGCATCCTCGACGGCTTCGACGATATTTTCGATATCGTTGCGGCAGACTACGTGCCGAAGCCCGCCGGCACGACATACGACAAGTTCATGAGCCTCCATCGCGTCGATACGAAGAAGGCCGTCATGTTCGAGGATCTGCCGCGCAATCTCACCGTGCCCAAGGCGCTCGGCATGAAGACGGTGCTGCTCGTGCCGCAGAATCTCGAGACGGCGGTCGTCGAATGGTGGGAGCGCACGACCGGCGAGGACGATCACATCGACTACGTGACCGACGACCTTACCGCCTTCCTGAAGGCACTGATTTAA
- a CDS encoding isocitrate lyase/phosphoenolpyruvate mutase family protein, giving the protein MSQVEKAQEFARLHKKGEPLILFNIWDAGSAKAVTEAGAKALATGSWSVAAANGFGDGQAIPLSLLAVTARLISVTSPLPLSVDFEGGYAVEPDEVAANVEKIMDHGAIGINFEDQVIGGQGVHPIETQAARIRAIREMADRREIPLFINARTDLFLQESDTAHHQLLLDDAFQRADAFAEAGASGFFAPGLVEPDLIGALCERSPLPVNIMVRPATPDNETMAKLGVSRISYGPAPYRSVMGMLKSEAEAIYRPA; this is encoded by the coding sequence ATGAGTCAGGTGGAAAAGGCGCAGGAATTTGCGCGGCTGCACAAGAAGGGCGAGCCGCTGATACTTTTCAACATTTGGGATGCAGGTTCGGCCAAGGCCGTGACGGAGGCCGGCGCCAAGGCGCTGGCGACGGGAAGCTGGTCGGTTGCGGCCGCCAATGGCTTCGGCGACGGCCAGGCCATTCCGTTATCATTGCTGGCGGTCACCGCCCGGCTGATTTCGGTGACGAGCCCATTGCCGCTGTCGGTCGATTTCGAGGGCGGTTACGCCGTCGAACCCGACGAAGTCGCCGCCAATGTCGAAAAGATCATGGATCACGGCGCCATCGGCATCAATTTCGAGGATCAGGTGATCGGCGGTCAGGGCGTTCATCCCATCGAGACGCAGGCGGCGCGCATCCGCGCCATCCGGGAAATGGCGGATCGCCGCGAGATACCGCTGTTCATCAATGCCCGCACCGATCTTTTCCTGCAGGAAAGCGATACGGCGCATCATCAGCTCCTGCTGGACGACGCCTTTCAGCGCGCCGATGCCTTTGCCGAAGCCGGTGCCAGCGGCTTCTTCGCGCCAGGCCTCGTCGAACCGGATCTCATCGGCGCCCTTTGCGAACGCTCGCCTCTGCCTGTTAACATCATGGTGCGCCCTGCGACGCCTGACAACGAGACCATGGCAAAGCTGGGCGTCAGCCGCATCAGCTATGGGCCGGCGCCCTATCGTTCGGTCATGGGGATGCTGAAAAGCGAAGCCGAAGCGATCTATCGGCCGGCTTGA
- a CDS encoding lipocalin-like domain-containing protein encodes MSERDTKLHGCWRLVSFDTELQDSGERSQPWGDHPNGHLIFGSDGRMMVLVTAKAREPGTTDEQLAALFRTMMAYTGRYRIAGDRFITKIDSCWNEAWNGSEQERFYKLDGDTLEVSTGWMPNPLVSGNPIGRGVLSFRRE; translated from the coding sequence ATGTCTGAGCGCGACACCAAGCTCCACGGTTGCTGGCGGTTGGTTTCCTTTGATACTGAGCTTCAGGATTCAGGGGAGCGCAGTCAACCGTGGGGCGACCACCCCAATGGGCACCTTATTTTCGGCTCGGATGGGCGAATGATGGTACTGGTTACCGCAAAGGCGCGGGAGCCAGGGACGACAGATGAGCAACTGGCGGCCCTTTTCCGTACTATGATGGCCTATACAGGACGCTATCGGATAGCGGGGGATAGATTCATCACAAAGATTGACTCATGTTGGAATGAGGCCTGGAACGGCAGTGAGCAGGAACGATTCTATAAGCTTGATGGAGACACGCTCGAGGTCTCCACGGGCTGGATGCCCAATCCGTTGGTATCCGGAAATCCAATTGGAAGGGGTGTTCTCAGTTTCAGGCGCGAATAA
- the argB gene encoding acetylglutamate kinase: MSEAQSELQANLLAQALPYMQRYENKTIVVKYGGHAMGNVELGKAFAADIALLKQSGVNPIVVHGGGPQIGAMLTKMGIESKFEGGLRVTDQKTVEIVEMVLAGSINKEIVALINQTGEWAIGLCGKDGNMVFAEKAHKTIKDPDSNIERVLDLGFVGEVVEVDRTLLDLLAKSEMIPVIAPVAPGRDGATYNINADTFAGAIAGALSATRLLFLTDVPGVLDKQGQLIKELSVAQAHALIADGTISGGMIPKVETCIDAIKAGVQGVVILNGKTAHSVLLEIFTERGAGTLIVP, from the coding sequence ATGTCCGAAGCCCAAAGCGAACTCCAAGCCAACCTGCTCGCACAGGCGCTGCCCTACATGCAGCGTTATGAAAACAAGACCATCGTCGTGAAATACGGTGGCCATGCCATGGGCAATGTCGAACTCGGCAAGGCCTTTGCCGCCGACATCGCCCTACTGAAGCAGTCGGGCGTCAACCCGATCGTCGTTCACGGCGGCGGCCCGCAGATCGGCGCCATGCTGACGAAGATGGGCATCGAATCGAAATTCGAAGGCGGCCTCCGCGTTACCGACCAGAAGACGGTAGAGATCGTTGAAATGGTGCTCGCCGGCTCGATCAACAAGGAAATCGTCGCGCTGATCAACCAGACCGGCGAATGGGCGATCGGCCTTTGCGGCAAGGACGGGAACATGGTCTTCGCCGAAAAGGCGCACAAGACCATCAAGGACCCGGATTCGAACATCGAGCGCGTGCTCGATCTCGGCTTCGTCGGCGAAGTGGTCGAAGTCGACCGCACGCTGCTCGACCTGCTCGCCAAGTCCGAGATGATCCCGGTCATTGCCCCGGTTGCTCCCGGCCGTGACGGCGCGACCTACAACATCAACGCCGACACCTTTGCCGGCGCGATCGCCGGCGCGCTCAGCGCCACGCGCCTGCTCTTCCTGACGGATGTCCCTGGTGTCCTCGACAAACAGGGCCAACTCATCAAGGAGCTTTCCGTCGCCCAGGCGCATGCGCTGATCGCCGACGGCACGATTTCCGGCGGCATGATCCCGAAGGTCGAAACCTGCATCGACGCCATCAAGGCCGGTGTTCAGGGCGTCGTCATTCTCAACGGCAAGACGGCCCATTCGGTGCTGCTCGAAATCTTCACCGAGCGTGGCGCCGGCACGCTGATCGTCCCTTAA
- a CDS encoding sigma-70 family RNA polymerase sigma factor, whose protein sequence is MASEETEALIGRIAMRDQKAFAALYKRTSPKLLGVCLRIVGNKADAEEVLQEVYIKVWQRAEQFAVAEGPAMAWLMTIARNRAIDFIRARKPVADEIDSAYDLADLEPGPEAQAIVKGEGRRIDRCMEELEADRARAVRSAYVEGLSYQELADQHAVPLNTMRTWLRRSLIRLRECMDR, encoded by the coding sequence ATGGCGAGCGAGGAGACGGAAGCGCTGATCGGCCGCATCGCCATGCGCGATCAGAAAGCCTTTGCTGCACTCTACAAGCGCACCAGCCCGAAACTCCTGGGTGTTTGCCTGCGTATCGTTGGCAACAAGGCGGATGCGGAGGAGGTTTTGCAGGAGGTCTATATCAAGGTCTGGCAGCGGGCCGAGCAATTTGCTGTTGCGGAAGGGCCGGCAATGGCCTGGCTGATGACGATCGCGCGCAATCGCGCCATCGATTTCATCCGAGCCCGCAAGCCCGTAGCCGACGAAATAGACAGCGCTTACGATCTCGCCGACCTGGAACCCGGCCCCGAAGCACAAGCAATCGTGAAGGGAGAGGGAAGGCGGATTGACAGGTGCATGGAAGAGTTGGAAGCTGATCGCGCGCGGGCTGTTCGCAGCGCCTATGTCGAGGGCTTGAGCTACCAGGAGCTCGCCGACCAACACGCTGTGCCACTGAATACTATGCGCACCTGGCTGCGCCGAAGCCTGATTAGACTGAGAGAGTGCATGGACCGATGA
- a CDS encoding anti-sigma factor yields the protein MSTPDQSKGGRSRDEVLAGEYVLGVLSLEDRQKVERRMRSDRQFAAIVSRWEQNLSEFNEEYEAVAPSPSVYPKIEKRIFGDAAFGAQLWNSLLVWRSVAFGSLFLAAGVLVFAITNEGGLRTSPGKQLTASLSGQNSPFNLLANYDVANGRLKITPVAAGKPEEKSLELWLIRGSDPAEALGILPPTGDGEIVLSPELHAKLTEGAIIAVSVEPFGGSPTGKPTGDVVASGTIHLP from the coding sequence ATGAGTACGCCCGATCAAAGCAAGGGAGGCCGCTCCCGCGATGAAGTCCTGGCCGGAGAATATGTGCTTGGCGTGCTCTCACTGGAGGACCGGCAGAAGGTTGAGCGCCGTATGCGCAGCGACCGCCAGTTTGCCGCGATTGTCAGCCGCTGGGAGCAGAACCTTTCGGAATTCAACGAGGAATATGAGGCGGTGGCGCCATCCCCTTCGGTCTATCCGAAGATCGAGAAGCGCATTTTCGGTGATGCGGCCTTCGGTGCTCAGCTCTGGAATTCCCTTTTAGTCTGGCGCTCGGTCGCCTTCGGTTCGCTGTTCCTGGCCGCCGGTGTGCTCGTCTTCGCCATCACGAATGAAGGCGGCTTGCGCACGAGCCCCGGCAAGCAACTCACCGCATCCCTTTCCGGCCAGAACAGTCCGTTCAATCTCCTCGCCAATTACGACGTCGCCAACGGGCGTCTGAAAATTACGCCGGTCGCCGCCGGCAAGCCCGAGGAGAAATCGCTGGAGCTCTGGCTGATTCGCGGCAGCGATCCCGCCGAGGCATTGGGCATCCTCCCACCGACCGGCGATGGCGAAATCGTCTTGTCGCCGGAACTTCACGCCAAATTGACTGAAGGCGCCATCATCGCCGTTAGTGTCGAGCCCTTTGGCGGCTCGCCGACCGGCAAACCGACAGGCGATGTCGTCGCTTCCGGCACGATCCATTTGCCCTGA
- a CDS encoding fasciclin domain-containing protein produces MIKTVFRIAAAAALLSAASSIAYAKDPMVGGAAMYASKNIIQNAVNSKDHTTLVAAVKAAGLVDTLEGKGPFTVFAPTNEAFKQLPAGTVETLLKPENKEKLVKILTCHVVAGDDMAATIKKWAMSKGGEYDLKTVGGCTIKAMEKGGKLTLTDEAGGTAHITIADVKQSNGVIHVVDKVLLPKM; encoded by the coding sequence ATGATCAAGACCGTATTTCGCATTGCCGCCGCTGCCGCATTGCTGTCAGCCGCAAGCAGCATTGCCTATGCCAAGGACCCGATGGTGGGCGGCGCTGCGATGTATGCCAGCAAGAACATCATCCAGAATGCCGTGAACTCCAAGGATCACACGACGCTGGTCGCAGCCGTCAAGGCGGCCGGCCTCGTTGATACCCTTGAGGGTAAAGGCCCTTTCACCGTCTTCGCGCCGACCAATGAAGCCTTCAAGCAACTGCCGGCGGGCACGGTCGAAACGCTGCTGAAGCCGGAAAACAAGGAAAAGCTGGTCAAGATCCTGACCTGCCATGTCGTCGCTGGTGACGACATGGCTGCCACCATCAAGAAATGGGCAATGAGCAAGGGCGGCGAATACGATCTGAAAACGGTCGGCGGCTGCACGATCAAGGCCATGGAGAAGGGCGGCAAGCTGACGTTGACCGATGAGGCCGGCGGCACCGCTCACATCACCATCGCCGACGTCAAGCAGTCGAACGGCGTGATCCATGTGGTCGACAAGGTGTTGTTGCCGAAGATGTAA
- the yihA gene encoding ribosome biogenesis GTP-binding protein YihA/YsxC gives MADQTTKDDKPLFGRPWIFIRGVPSMKFLPPEGPPEIAFAGRSNVGKSSLINALVGHKGLARTSNTPGRTQELNYFVPDGFSGEGGDLPPMALVDMPGYGYAEAPKDQVDAWTKLVFDYLRGRTTLKRVYVLIDSRHGIKKNDAEVLDLLDKAAVSYQIVLTKTDKIKEAGIPKLLADTAEKIRKRPAAYPGILATSSEKGVGLQELREAIGLTVGIQV, from the coding sequence ATGGCAGATCAGACGACAAAAGACGACAAGCCGCTTTTCGGGCGTCCGTGGATCTTCATCCGCGGCGTGCCGTCGATGAAATTTCTGCCGCCGGAAGGGCCGCCGGAAATTGCCTTTGCCGGCCGCTCCAATGTCGGCAAGTCGTCGCTGATCAATGCCCTTGTCGGGCATAAGGGGCTGGCGCGTACCTCTAACACGCCGGGGCGCACGCAGGAGCTCAACTATTTCGTTCCCGACGGCTTTTCCGGCGAGGGTGGCGATCTGCCGCCGATGGCTCTGGTAGACATGCCCGGCTATGGCTATGCCGAAGCACCCAAGGATCAGGTGGATGCCTGGACGAAGCTGGTATTCGACTATCTGCGCGGACGCACCACGCTGAAGCGCGTCTATGTGCTGATCGACAGCCGCCACGGTATCAAGAAGAACGACGCGGAGGTCCTGGATCTGCTCGACAAGGCCGCCGTTTCCTATCAGATCGTGCTCACCAAGACCGACAAGATCAAGGAAGCAGGCATACCGAAGCTGCTCGCCGACACAGCCGAAAAAATCCGCAAGCGCCCGGCTGCCTATCCCGGCATCCTCGCCACCTCCTCGGAAAAGGGCGTCGGACTTCAGGAGTTGCGCGAGGCGATCGGGCTGACGGTCGGCATCCAGGTCTGA
- a CDS encoding GyrI-like domain-containing protein, producing MKAATEQNYRRRIARVIEAIMVDPAASHSVESLAAVAHFSPFHFHRLYRAMTGESVAATIRRVRLAQAANQLATSPASVTETALEAGYDSSQSFARAFRGMTGLTPTAFQLQQQAITANLPTVTVDDRPPATLFGLRHEGPAQTIPHTYRRLAQRLAERGRAWHDMTRIGIGSGDPEQGAGFWYFAAVILPPDDVASEGLEQRDLPGGLYACYRLMGSYTLISPTFQTLFGGWLPQSGYEPDDRPIIELYLNHPAKVMEHEIATDLLIPLRHIVA from the coding sequence ATGAAAGCCGCTACAGAACAAAACTATCGTCGGCGCATTGCCCGGGTCATCGAGGCGATCATGGTCGATCCCGCAGCATCCCATTCCGTCGAAAGCCTGGCGGCGGTCGCCCATTTCTCGCCGTTCCATTTTCATAGGCTCTATCGGGCGATGACAGGCGAAAGCGTAGCCGCCACGATCCGCAGGGTACGGCTTGCGCAGGCCGCAAATCAATTGGCCACGAGTCCGGCCTCGGTCACCGAGACGGCGCTGGAGGCAGGCTACGACAGCTCGCAGAGCTTCGCCCGCGCCTTTCGCGGCATGACCGGCCTCACCCCGACCGCATTCCAGCTGCAACAGCAGGCGATCACTGCAAATCTGCCCACCGTTACGGTCGATGACCGACCTCCCGCAACACTCTTTGGATTGCGTCACGAAGGGCCGGCGCAGACGATACCGCACACCTATCGCCGACTTGCGCAAAGGCTGGCCGAGCGCGGGCGTGCCTGGCATGACATGACACGTATCGGCATCGGCTCCGGCGATCCCGAACAGGGGGCGGGATTCTGGTATTTCGCCGCTGTCATACTCCCGCCGGACGATGTCGCGTCCGAGGGACTGGAGCAGCGTGATCTGCCCGGCGGCCTCTACGCCTGCTATCGGCTCATGGGTTCATATACCCTTATTTCCCCGACCTTTCAGACGCTCTTCGGCGGCTGGCTGCCGCAGAGCGGTTACGAGCCTGACGACCGCCCGATAATCGAGCTCTACCTCAACCATCCGGCCAAGGTGATGGAGCACGAAATAGCCACCGATCTGCTGATCCCGCTCCGTCACATCGTAGCCTGA